A single Branchiostoma floridae strain S238N-H82 chromosome 11, Bfl_VNyyK, whole genome shotgun sequence DNA region contains:
- the LOC118426143 gene encoding corrinoid adenosyltransferase-like isoform X1, with amino-acid sequence MLLNQIVQRSVFLTRLLPQSFRIEQTVSPVCRRYYSSKEEQKKKQLKIYTRTGDKGKSSLFTGERRKKDDTIFEALGTTDELSCAVGLAGEFGNDAGHQFMDRLEKIQSLLQDVGSNIATPRTKAQDGKLARTEFPSGSVEELEGWIDEYTEQLPPLTNFILPSGGKTSASLHMARAICRRTERRLVPLVSSGDVDAEVGRYINRLSDFLFTLARFAAMTENKEEKIYRRVKGQDK; translated from the exons ATGTTGTTAAACCAGATCGTTCAGCGGTCAGTGTTTCTGACAAGGCTTCTGCCACAGTCCTTTAGAATAGAGCAAACAGTGTCACCGGTGTGCCGGCGGTATTACTCCAG TAAGGAAGAACAGAAGAAGAAGCAACTAAAAATCTACACAAGGACTGGTGACAAAG GAAAATCCAGTTTATTTACTGGAGAGAGACGGAAGAAAGATGACACCATCTTTGAAGCACTAGGAACAACAGATGAGCTGTCCTGTGCAGTAGG GCTAGCTGGAGAATTTGGCAATGATGCTGGACATCAGTTCATGGACAGGCTAGAAAAG ATCCAAAGTTTACTACAAGATGTGGGGTCCAACATTGCCACACCACGGACTAAGGCACAGGATGGAAAACTGG CTCGGACAGAATTCCCCTCTGGTTCAGTAGAGGAGCTGGAAGGATGGATTGATGAGTACACAGAACAGCTGCCTCCTCTAACCAACTTTATACTGCCT TCTGGAGGAAAAACCAGCGCTTCTCTCCACATGGCTCGAGCTATCTGTAGAAGAACTGAAAGAAG ACTGGTGCCCCTGGTCAGCTCAGGGGATGTAGATGCTGaagtaggcagatatatcaacAG aCTGAGTGATTTTCTCTTCACCCTTGCACGTTTTGCGGCAATGActgaaaacaaggaagaaaagaTATACAggagggtcaaaggtcaagacaagtaa
- the LOC118426143 gene encoding corrinoid adenosyltransferase-like isoform X2 codes for MDKSKEEQKKKQLKIYTRTGDKGKSSLFTGERRKKDDTIFEALGTTDELSCAVGLAGEFGNDAGHQFMDRLEKIQSLLQDVGSNIATPRTKAQDGKLARTEFPSGSVEELEGWIDEYTEQLPPLTNFILPSGGKTSASLHMARAICRRTERRLVPLVSSGDVDAEVGRYINRLSDFLFTLARFAAMTENKEEKIYRRVKGQDK; via the exons ATGGACAAGAG TAAGGAAGAACAGAAGAAGAAGCAACTAAAAATCTACACAAGGACTGGTGACAAAG GAAAATCCAGTTTATTTACTGGAGAGAGACGGAAGAAAGATGACACCATCTTTGAAGCACTAGGAACAACAGATGAGCTGTCCTGTGCAGTAGG GCTAGCTGGAGAATTTGGCAATGATGCTGGACATCAGTTCATGGACAGGCTAGAAAAG ATCCAAAGTTTACTACAAGATGTGGGGTCCAACATTGCCACACCACGGACTAAGGCACAGGATGGAAAACTGG CTCGGACAGAATTCCCCTCTGGTTCAGTAGAGGAGCTGGAAGGATGGATTGATGAGTACACAGAACAGCTGCCTCCTCTAACCAACTTTATACTGCCT TCTGGAGGAAAAACCAGCGCTTCTCTCCACATGGCTCGAGCTATCTGTAGAAGAACTGAAAGAAG ACTGGTGCCCCTGGTCAGCTCAGGGGATGTAGATGCTGaagtaggcagatatatcaacAG aCTGAGTGATTTTCTCTTCACCCTTGCACGTTTTGCGGCAATGActgaaaacaaggaagaaaagaTATACAggagggtcaaaggtcaagacaagtaa
- the LOC118426142 gene encoding BTB/POZ domain-containing protein KCTD7-like: MSENVPDNHDVPAVPDPDARGAAENSQSERSNMTDVPLNNGSIRPPRYEYLDEECHDKFPDVVNLNVGGVHFTTLLTTLRSQKDSMLAGMFSGRHKIQKDEDGRYFIDRDGALFTYILAWLRAEQMPPRGAARRLYSEAQHYGLLTLMAALQNVQPVASDVVKAQFVSKVPNYKDLLEQIIMVGRERAKLDMRRQSRVLVTFHYLNDGPQVKMHMICELARHDVGFLNLPQTLDVTNLLSSIEFDLVKERGFNLSATLLDTCKGIGYICGYKYDLTFTWW, from the exons ATGTCAGAAAACGTGCCCGACAATCACGATGTACCGGCAGTACCGGACCCAGATGCTAGGGGCGCTGCTGAGAACTCACAATCAGAAAGAAGCAATATGACTGACGTTCCTCTGAACAACGGGTCCATCCGGCCTCCTCGGTATGAATACCTAGATGAAGAATGCCATGATAAG TTCCCTGATGTGGTCAACCTGAACGTGGGAGGGGTCCACTTCACCACTCTGCTGACCACACTTCGGTCCCAGAAGGACTCCATGCTTGCTGGCATGTTTTCTGGTCGGCACAAGATCCAAAAGGACGAGGATGGGCGGTATTTCATCG ATCGGGATGGAGCCTTGTTCACATACATTTTGGCCTGGTTGCGGGCGGAGCAGATGCCCCCGCGTGGCGCCGCCAGGCGACTCTACAGTGAGGCGCAGCACTACGGGCTTCTCACTCTGATGGCAGCCTTACAG AACGTCCAGCCCGTGGCCAGTGACGTAGTGAAGGCCCAGTTCGTCTCCAAAGTGCCGAACTACAAGGATCTGTTGGAACAGATCATCATGGTGGGGAGGGAGCGGGCCAAACTGGACATGAGGAGACAATCACGCGTCCTCGTCACTTTCCACTACCTGAACGATGGTCCACAAGTAAAG ATGCACATGATTTGCGAGCTGGCTCGACATGACGTGGGTTTTTTGAATCTCCCTCAGACTCTCGACGTCACTAACCTACTTAGCTCTATAGAATTCGACTTGGTGAAAGAAAGGGGTTTCAATCTGAGTGCCACACTCTTAGATACCTGCAAGGGGATTGGCTACATATGTGGGTACAAGTACGACTTAACCTTCACATGGTGGTGA